In one Sphingomonas hankookensis genomic region, the following are encoded:
- a CDS encoding glycosyltransferase family 2 protein, which translates to MISVCTLVRGRTAQLANLLWGIAAQTRKPDELVIAYMQPQAPAGLPDPGVPVREVFVPGDPMPLAEARNAAAATARGERLIFLDVDCVPSPTLVERYDQALDTAPGVYLGEVRYLPPGPFDPAKGVRHPAKPALSDDETRPVPSHGELWGLSFALPRSAWDAAGGMDTGYVGYGGEETDFAWRLAAAGIPMAWVGGAVAFHQHHPVHIPPLHQFDAILRNATRFRARWGRWCMDYWLGQFAQAGLIRWSADSDTIDRLRAPTLAEIAASRREDALFS; encoded by the coding sequence CGACGAGCTGGTCATCGCCTATATGCAGCCGCAAGCGCCCGCCGGCCTGCCCGACCCCGGCGTACCGGTGCGGGAGGTGTTCGTGCCGGGAGACCCGATGCCGCTGGCCGAAGCGCGCAACGCCGCCGCTGCGACCGCGCGGGGCGAGCGGCTGATCTTCCTCGACGTCGATTGCGTGCCCTCGCCGACCTTGGTCGAACGCTACGACCAGGCATTGGACACCGCGCCCGGCGTCTATCTGGGCGAGGTGCGCTATCTGCCGCCCGGCCCCTTCGATCCGGCGAAGGGCGTCCGCCACCCGGCCAAGCCGGCGCTGTCCGACGACGAAACCCGCCCCGTCCCCAGCCATGGCGAGCTATGGGGCCTGTCCTTCGCCCTGCCCCGTTCGGCATGGGACGCGGCAGGCGGCATGGACACCGGTTATGTCGGCTATGGCGGCGAGGAAACGGATTTCGCCTGGCGGCTGGCAGCCGCCGGCATCCCGATGGCGTGGGTCGGCGGCGCGGTGGCGTTTCACCAGCATCACCCCGTCCACATCCCGCCGCTCCACCAGTTCGACGCGATCCTGCGCAACGCCACCCGCTTCCGCGCGCGCTGGGGGCGGTGGTGCATGGATTATTGGCTGGGCCAGTTCGCACAGGCTGGACTGATCCGGTGGAGCGCCGACAGCGACACGATCGACCGCCTGCGCGCGCCGACGCTGGCGGAAATCGCCGCCAGCCGGCGTGAGGATGCGCTGTTCAGCTAG